Proteins from a single region of Caloramator sp. E03:
- the istA gene encoding IS21 family transposase yields MHTTIKTLFKKGYNKTQIASILKIDRKTVRNVLNKIDEKGVVERKTKPSILDPYKEYINIQVAKDLGAMRIFQDMQREFNFTGSYDTVKRYVNSIKNQPPKAYMVLNALPGEEAQVDFGYIGTINVNGKHKKAWVFVMTLSYSRYMYIEVVLNQSVKTFIECHKNAFKYFGGVPETVKIDNLKSGILEADFYEPTVQKNYAAFAAHYGFWAQPCRVRTPTDKGKVESSVDYVKNNCFKGRDFKNIDEAISFSKLWLNTIANARKHGTTKKIPAEVFNSIEKEKLLPLPTEDFILSHSVKCKVNTNCHISYDGNYYSVPYAYIGQEVEAIIVNDLVKIYFKEKEIALHSLWKGDKDHYTTNNEHYPTSKNISSEDILSRQRKEIKEVGDNALKFFENFINQDKLKKYDYRTIAGILSLRKDYSDEVIDAACLRAISYDAYSYKVVKRICEKRIINLPVQSNESYTNEKETCLTRDLKEYDKLSVLGELKR; encoded by the coding sequence ATGCATACAACAATAAAAACACTTTTCAAAAAGGGATATAACAAAACTCAAATTGCATCAATTCTTAAAATCGATAGAAAAACAGTAAGAAATGTACTTAATAAAATTGATGAGAAAGGAGTAGTGGAAAGGAAAACAAAACCTTCTATCCTTGATCCATATAAAGAATATATTAATATTCAAGTTGCTAAAGATCTTGGAGCGATGCGAATATTTCAAGACATGCAAAGAGAATTTAATTTTACAGGCAGCTATGATACAGTAAAAAGATATGTTAATAGTATAAAAAATCAGCCTCCAAAGGCCTATATGGTATTAAATGCTCTTCCAGGGGAAGAAGCACAGGTTGATTTTGGATACATAGGTACAATAAATGTAAATGGCAAGCATAAAAAGGCATGGGTTTTTGTAATGACATTAAGTTATTCAAGATATATGTATATAGAAGTTGTGCTAAATCAATCAGTTAAAACATTTATAGAATGTCATAAAAATGCTTTTAAATATTTTGGAGGGGTCCCTGAAACAGTAAAAATAGACAATTTAAAATCTGGAATTTTAGAAGCAGACTTTTATGAACCAACGGTACAAAAAAATTATGCAGCTTTCGCTGCTCATTATGGATTTTGGGCACAGCCCTGCAGAGTAAGAACTCCAACAGATAAGGGAAAAGTGGAATCTAGTGTTGATTATGTAAAGAATAATTGCTTTAAAGGAAGAGATTTTAAAAACATAGATGAAGCGATAAGCTTTTCAAAATTATGGCTTAATACTATTGCCAATGCAAGAAAGCATGGTACAACAAAGAAAATTCCCGCTGAAGTTTTCAACTCAATAGAAAAAGAGAAACTCTTACCACTTCCAACAGAGGACTTTATCTTATCTCACTCTGTCAAATGTAAAGTCAATACAAACTGCCACATATCTTATGACGGTAATTATTATTCAGTACCTTATGCATACATTGGACAAGAAGTTGAGGCCATCATAGTAAATGATTTAGTTAAAATCTACTTTAAAGAAAAAGAAATAGCCCTACACTCACTTTGGAAGGGTGATAAGGACCATTACACAACAAATAATGAACATTATCCTACTAGTAAGAATATATCAAGTGAAGATATATTGTCAAGACAAAGAAAAGAAATTAAAGAGGTTGGGGATAATGCCCTTAAGTTCTTTGAAAACTTCATAAATCAGGATAAACTTAAAAAATATGATTATAGAACTATTGCAGGTATATTATCTTTAAGGAAGGATTATAGTGATGAAGTAATAGACGCAGCCTGCTTAAGAGCTATATCATATGATGCATACAGCTATAAAGTTGTAAAAAGAATATGTGAAAAACGAATAATAAATTTACCAGTACAATCAAATGAAAGCTATACAAATGAGAAAGAAACATGCCTTACAAGAGATTTAAAAGAATATGATAAATTATCAGTCTTAGGAGAGTTAAAAAGATGA